Genomic DNA from Solanum dulcamara chromosome 4, daSolDulc1.2, whole genome shotgun sequence:
ATGCTTAAAATTTTGatgttctttttttcttctgtcATGATTTGTAACTGACCATAACCTGTTTGACGTCTCTACCCAGAAAAATGGACTCTTTGCCTGATGCCATTGTCCCTTGCATCTTAGTCCACGTAACCAATGCAAAAGATGTGGCTTCTGCTTCTTGTGTATCAAAGAGATGGAAGGAGTCAATTCCTTATCTTAACAAGCTTGTCTTCACTCGTAATGTTTTTGATGACGTTAAGAAGTCCTCTCCTGATGACATTATTGAGCACATGGTTTCATCAATTAGTCAATTGGAAGAACTTGTTGTATACTGTCCTTTTAGTGGTTCTGGCCTAGCTTCATGGCTTTCATTGGCAGGACATTCTCTTCGGAAGCTTGAGCTAAAGATGGACGACAACCTCATTGATACGAATTCTTGCTCCAGGAAGTTGGACAGTATCGGAGCAGCAACGAATTTGGAGTCATTGAAACTTTGGGGTGTGAATATGACTCGTGGCCCAAAATGGCACACTTTCTATAAGCTTAGAAATCTTGAAATAGTTGGTGCAGTAACGGATGACTCTAACCTGCATGCTGCATTAATGGCTTGCCCCAATTTGAGTAACCTGTTGCTCCTTGGTTGTGAGGGACTGACAGATGTCTTTATTGAGCTTCCTCAGCTGGAGGTATGCAATCTTGATTTCAATGGCTTAGGTAACTGCTGCCTCACTGTCAATTCTCCAAAACTTCAACATCTGGAAGTGCAAGGCTGTAGTCGGATCAGAGTCCTTGAGACTCAATTACTCAGAAACCTTACCATTTCTAATACTTCAGGTACTGAAATTTCCATTTCTAATACTACTATTTTAGTGCTCTACTTGCAAACAGCATCATAATCAGCCAACTTTGATTGTAGGACGGGTTATCGCTCTAGATTTTGGAAAGCTTGTGGCACTTGAGTCATTGGAGATGAGAGGAGTTCAATGGTGTTGGAATGCTATAAACAAAATGCTTCAATTGGCTAGTGAAGTCAAG
This window encodes:
- the LOC129885835 gene encoding F-box protein At1g10780, producing the protein MDSLPDAIVPCILVHVTNAKDVASASCVSKRWKESIPYLNKLVFTRNVFDDVKKSSPDDIIEHMVSSISQLEELVVYCPFSGSGLASWLSLAGHSLRKLELKMDDNLIDTNSCSRKLDSIGAATNLESLKLWGVNMTRGPKWHTFYKLRNLEIVGAVTDDSNLHAALMACPNLSNLLLLGCEGLTDVFIELPQLEVCNLDFNGLGNCCLTVNSPKLQHLEVQGCSRIRVLETQLLRNLTISNTSGRVIALDFGKLVALESLEMRGVQWCWNAINKMLQLASEVKHLFMKVEFTGDSDALQPFPEIDIVDFFNSHPKLIKFDIHGAMFAALCQRNSLRNVDSRFVIPCLEEVIVTVRSPLNAEQKMSTLESLINYGKKLRKMRIRILQMKSSHSSTDDFFEDICKFSHMHRRIASIE